A region from the Candidatus Electrothrix scaldis genome encodes:
- the radA gene encoding DNA repair protein RadA yields the protein MPPKEQKIYLCSACGYESRKWLGRCPECGEWDSLNEQKKLKLRTGRTGRATAEVFPLTGEGGEEPVRLVTGISELDRTLGGGIVPGSMVLIGGDPGIGKSTLILQLLAALAGQKHKVLYASGEESVGQIRMRAERLNVRSEHIFLAAENSVQAIIGLSDKIRPAFLAVDSIQTMFSEEVSSAPGSVTQVRESASLFVNLAKRTDLPIILIGHVTKDGSIAGPRVLEHMVDTVLYFEGDSGQVFRVLRTVKNRFGSTNEIGVFEMKESGLAEVDNPSALFLAERPVNVPGSVVMPSIEGTRPILVEVQALVSPSSLGTARRTAIGADPQRLALLTAVLEKKIGVTLFDHDIFLNIAGGIRIDEPALDLGVIVALLSSLYEKVVEPTTVVCGEVGLAGEIRAVGQMELRLREAQRLGFKTFLMPESSSRQLEAGAAQGIQVHPVRTVHEVVERLFVG from the coding sequence ATGCCCCCAAAAGAACAAAAAATCTATCTCTGCTCTGCCTGTGGCTATGAAAGCCGGAAATGGCTGGGTCGTTGCCCGGAATGCGGGGAATGGGACAGTCTGAACGAGCAGAAAAAGCTGAAGCTTCGTACTGGTCGAACAGGTCGGGCAACAGCAGAAGTTTTCCCTTTGACCGGAGAAGGCGGTGAAGAGCCGGTTCGTCTGGTCACCGGGATCAGTGAACTGGACCGCACCCTGGGCGGCGGTATTGTGCCTGGTTCAATGGTGTTGATTGGCGGTGACCCTGGCATAGGAAAGTCCACTCTGATCCTTCAGCTGCTGGCAGCCTTGGCCGGGCAAAAGCATAAGGTGCTCTATGCCAGTGGTGAGGAGTCGGTTGGGCAGATCCGGATGCGGGCAGAACGCCTGAACGTGCGCAGTGAACATATTTTTTTGGCGGCGGAAAACTCAGTCCAGGCTATAATCGGTCTGAGCGATAAAATACGCCCTGCCTTTCTGGCTGTGGACTCCATTCAGACCATGTTCAGTGAGGAGGTCAGCTCGGCACCAGGTTCGGTGACCCAAGTGCGGGAGTCAGCCTCCCTGTTCGTTAATCTGGCCAAGCGCACTGACCTGCCCATTATCCTGATCGGTCATGTAACTAAGGACGGCTCCATTGCCGGGCCTCGGGTTCTGGAGCATATGGTGGATACAGTGCTCTATTTTGAGGGCGACAGCGGGCAGGTCTTCCGGGTCCTGCGCACGGTGAAGAACCGCTTTGGTTCCACCAATGAGATAGGTGTCTTTGAGATGAAGGAAAGCGGGCTTGCTGAGGTTGATAACCCCTCAGCCCTGTTTCTTGCCGAACGTCCGGTCAATGTGCCAGGTTCTGTGGTCATGCCCAGCATAGAGGGTACCCGGCCTATCCTGGTGGAGGTTCAGGCATTGGTCAGTCCGTCCAGCCTGGGTACGGCCCGGCGGACCGCCATCGGCGCGGATCCCCAGCGTCTGGCCCTGCTCACCGCTGTCTTGGAAAAGAAAATAGGGGTCACCCTGTTTGATCATGATATCTTTCTCAATATTGCGGGTGGAATCCGCATTGATGAGCCTGCCCTGGATTTAGGCGTGATTGTGGCTCTGCTTTCCAGCCTCTATGAAAAGGTGGTTGAACCCACCACGGTAGTCTGCGGCGAGGTTGGTCTGGCCGGGGAAATCCGCGCTGTAGGCCAGATGGAGTTGCGGCTTCGCGAGGCCCAACGCTTGGGCTTTAAAACCTTTCTCATGCCGGAATCCAGCAGTCGGCAGCTGGAGGCTGGGGCGGCACAAGGGATTCAGGTGCATCCGGTCCGTACGGTGCATGAAGTGGTGGAGCGGTTGTTTGTGGGGTAG
- a CDS encoding nucleotidyltransferase domain-containing protein, translating into MTDDFGLSDEQRELILKILYTAQKSIEQVAVFGSRAQGKHRPNSDLDLVLYGSADEVVCDRLWTLFHESLLPFAVDVVSYSTITYAPLRTHIDAVARPLFIHTEQGLVVYDKSTMRLSHPLRLPCRNCSLLEE; encoded by the coding sequence ATGACTGATGATTTTGGCCTGAGTGATGAGCAACGGGAGCTCATTCTGAAAATCTTGTATACAGCCCAGAAGAGCATAGAGCAGGTGGCTGTCTTTGGTTCCCGTGCGCAAGGAAAGCATCGTCCTAACTCTGATCTGGATTTAGTGCTCTATGGTTCTGCTGACGAAGTGGTATGTGACCGCCTGTGGACCTTGTTTCATGAAAGTCTTCTACCATTTGCTGTTGATGTTGTAAGTTACAGCACTATCACCTATGCGCCGTTGCGGACACATATTGATGCTGTGGCGCGTCCGTTGTTTATCCATACTGAGCAAGGATTGGTGGTCTATGATAAAAGTACTATGAGGTTGTCTCATCCCCTTCGTCTCCCTTGCCGTAACTGTTCCCTGTTAGAAGAATAA
- a CDS encoding nucleotidyltransferase substrate binding protein yields the protein MTDQTPRWYYRFDNYQRAFNLLREAIEQESPLTQLEKEGVIQRFEYTMELAWKTLKDYLESEGIVFDQITPRAVIRRAFEAGVITQGDVWQKALDARNRMSHTYNFDTFEQVIADIDVSYLAVFDELHEFLLTQQINADSP from the coding sequence ATGACTGACCAAACCCCACGCTGGTATTACCGTTTTGACAATTACCAACGTGCCTTCAACTTGTTGCGCGAAGCAATCGAACAGGAAAGTCCGCTGACGCAACTGGAAAAGGAAGGCGTGATTCAGCGTTTTGAATACACTATGGAACTTGCCTGGAAAACGCTGAAAGACTATCTGGAGAGCGAAGGCATTGTATTTGATCAAATTACTCCCCGCGCAGTCATTCGTCGTGCATTCGAGGCAGGAGTCATTACGCAGGGTGACGTTTGGCAAAAAGCCCTGGATGCCCGCAATCGTATGTCGCACACCTATAATTTTGATACCTTTGAGCAGGTAATTGCCGATATCGACGTCAGTTATTTAGCGGTCTTTGATGAACTACATGAGTTCTTACTGACTCAGCAGATCAACGCAGACTCGCCATGA
- a CDS encoding type I restriction-modification system subunit M — MTEHDQKQLGSTLWAIADQLRGAMNADDFRDYMLSFLFLRYLSDNYEAAVKKELGRDYPDDTKEDIMKRLGATTPLQIWYGENKKDIVEFEKQMRRKVHYVIEPDFLWGNIAEMARKQDDNLLRTLEKGFKYIENESFASTFGGLFSEINLNSEKLGKDYPARNGKLCTIITKIADGLARFSTDSDTLGDAYEYLIGQFAAGSGKKAGEFYTPQQISSILSAIVILDCQEPVTGRKKYLESVLDFACGSGSLLLNVRGRLGPNGIGKIYGQEKNITTYNLARMNMLLHGVKDSEFAMYHGDTLTNDWDMLRETNPAKMPRFDAVVANPPFSYRWQPTEALGEDVRFKNHGIAPKSAADFAFLLHGFHYLKPDGVMAIILPHGVLFRGGAEQRIRTKLLKDGHIDTVIGLPAKLFYSTGIPVCILVLKKCKKPDDVLFINASEDFEKIKRQNRLQPEHIEKIIDTYQFREEEERYSRRVLLEEIEANDYNLNISRYISTAVPEESVDLPGVHKDLVALEQDIKVARNKHNAFLEELGLPLLP, encoded by the coding sequence ATGACCGAACACGATCAAAAACAACTGGGCAGTACCCTCTGGGCCATTGCCGATCAACTGCGCGGGGCAATGAACGCGGACGATTTCCGCGATTACATGCTTTCCTTTCTCTTCCTGCGTTATTTGTCGGATAATTACGAGGCCGCTGTAAAGAAGGAGTTGGGCCGAGATTATCCCGATGATACCAAAGAAGATATTATGAAAAGACTCGGTGCAACGACACCGCTGCAAATTTGGTATGGAGAGAATAAAAAGGACATTGTCGAATTTGAAAAACAAATGCGCCGTAAGGTCCATTATGTGATTGAGCCTGATTTCCTCTGGGGCAATATTGCAGAGATGGCCCGTAAGCAGGATGATAACTTGCTGCGTACCTTGGAGAAAGGCTTTAAGTATATAGAAAACGAATCTTTTGCCAGCACCTTTGGTGGATTGTTCTCTGAAATCAATCTGAATTCCGAAAAACTGGGCAAAGACTACCCAGCCCGCAATGGTAAACTCTGCACAATCATTACCAAGATTGCCGACGGGCTGGCCCGGTTTTCCACGGACAGCGATACCCTGGGTGATGCCTATGAATACCTTATCGGCCAATTTGCTGCTGGTTCCGGCAAAAAAGCAGGCGAGTTCTACACGCCTCAGCAGATCTCCAGTATCCTTTCTGCTATCGTCATTTTAGACTGCCAGGAACCCGTTACCGGCAGGAAAAAATACCTGGAAAGCGTTTTGGATTTTGCCTGCGGCTCCGGCTCGCTGTTACTCAACGTGCGCGGTCGATTAGGCCCTAACGGTATCGGTAAAATCTACGGGCAGGAAAAGAATATCACCACCTATAACCTGGCCCGGATGAACATGCTCCTGCACGGGGTCAAAGATTCCGAGTTCGCAATGTATCATGGCGATACGCTTACCAATGACTGGGATATGCTGCGTGAAACCAACCCGGCCAAAATGCCCAGGTTTGATGCAGTTGTGGCCAATCCGCCTTTCAGCTATCGTTGGCAGCCCACTGAAGCTTTAGGCGAAGATGTGCGCTTCAAGAATCATGGCATAGCACCCAAGTCCGCCGCTGATTTTGCTTTTTTGCTGCACGGCTTTCATTACCTCAAGCCTGACGGTGTCATGGCTATTATTTTGCCCCACGGTGTGCTGTTCCGGGGTGGCGCAGAACAACGCATCCGTACCAAGCTGCTCAAAGACGGGCATATAGACACGGTGATCGGCCTGCCTGCCAAGCTGTTTTATTCCACCGGAATTCCGGTCTGCATCCTGGTCCTGAAAAAATGCAAAAAGCCGGATGACGTGCTCTTTATCAATGCCAGTGAAGACTTTGAGAAGATTAAACGACAGAATCGTTTGCAGCCGGAACATATTGAGAAAATCATCGACACCTATCAGTTCCGCGAAGAGGAGGAACGTTATTCCCGTCGCGTGCTGTTGGAAGAAATTGAGGCGAACGATTACAACCTGAACATCTCGCGTTATATTAGTACAGCTGTACCGGAAGAGTCTGTTGATCTACCGGGTGTTCATAAGGATCTGGTTGCATTGGAACAGGACATCAAGGTGGCCAGGAATAAGCATAATGCCTTTCTTGAAGAACTCGGCTTGCCGCTTTTGCCTTAG
- a CDS encoding AAA family ATPase codes for MSGSRKIFQYPALRQLATRLRDDLNNRDFVLLYAYNGTGKTRLSMEFKDAGKRKNRGNPDTLYFNAFTEDLFIWDNDLEGDSERVLQLNSASLFFSGIKELALEENIQAYLGRYADFDFDIDYERWAISFRKGEQENIKVSRGEENVFIWCLFMAICERVFDGDSSYAWVKYIYIDDPISSLDDNNAIAVASDLAKLLRRGKDQFKVVISSHHSLFFNVVCNELKKQSHKKYFLHRPNRGSEYTLRSTDETPFFHHVAMLSELQKAADSGTLYTYHFNMLRSILEKTAIFFGHDDFSTCIHGVEDEVLYARALNLLSHGKYAIYEPREMVEDTKQLFCQILNAFLNRYQFALPEVLAETSTSNSNS; via the coding sequence GTGAGCGGTAGCCGGAAGATATTTCAATATCCGGCGTTGCGTCAACTGGCAACTAGATTACGTGACGATCTCAATAACCGAGATTTTGTCTTGCTCTATGCATACAACGGCACAGGGAAAACGCGCCTTTCTATGGAATTTAAGGATGCGGGCAAGCGAAAGAACAGAGGTAATCCCGATACGCTTTATTTTAATGCCTTCACTGAAGATTTGTTTATTTGGGACAACGATCTCGAAGGCGACAGCGAGAGGGTGTTACAACTCAATTCAGCATCTCTGTTTTTTTCTGGAATTAAGGAATTGGCCCTTGAGGAGAACATTCAGGCCTATCTTGGTCGTTATGCCGACTTTGACTTTGATATTGACTATGAAAGATGGGCCATCTCTTTTCGTAAAGGCGAGCAAGAAAATATCAAAGTATCTCGCGGCGAGGAGAATGTTTTTATCTGGTGCCTGTTTATGGCGATCTGTGAGCGTGTCTTTGATGGCGACTCTTCTTATGCCTGGGTTAAATACATCTACATTGATGACCCCATTTCCTCTCTTGATGACAATAATGCTATCGCTGTTGCGAGTGATCTGGCAAAGTTACTGAGAAGAGGAAAGGATCAATTTAAAGTGGTCATTTCCTCTCACCACTCCCTTTTTTTCAATGTCGTCTGCAATGAATTGAAAAAGCAGTCCCATAAAAAGTATTTTCTGCACCGACCGAACCGGGGCAGCGAATATACCCTCCGCTCGACAGACGAGACACCATTTTTTCACCACGTTGCCATGTTGAGTGAGCTTCAGAAGGCTGCGGATTCCGGCACCCTCTATACGTACCACTTCAATATGCTGCGCAGTATCCTTGAGAAAACCGCTATTTTTTTCGGACACGATGACTTTTCTACCTGCATCCACGGCGTGGAAGACGAAGTCCTTTATGCCCGTGCCTTGAATCTTCTCAGTCACGGCAAATACGCCATCTATGAACCCCGCGAGATGGTCGAAGATACCAAACAACTCTTTTGCCAAATCCTGAACGCCTTTCTCAATCGTTATCAATTTGCTTTGCCTGAGGTTCTGGCAGAGACGAGCACCTCCAACAGTAACTCATAA
- a CDS encoding PDDEXK nuclease domain-containing protein, which yields MSTLTSFHTDIKNILEQARSQARSAVNAAMVEAYWLIGQRIVQEEQLGQHKAQYGKRLIETLSTALTADFGKGFSYANLYNCRQFYLTFPDQAILSTLCRELSWSHLRLIMRVDSSQAIEYYCREAREQNWTVRQLERNIKSRSFQRLLSTQATPSPTQGAAAQLEFIRDPYVLEFLQLPEAGQVKESRLEQAIIDELQKFLLELGKGFSFVARQMRISTETSHFFIDLVFYNYLLKCFVIIDLKTGKLSHQDIGQMDMYVRMFDDLKRGEDDNPTIGIILCDSKDETIVKYSVIKESQQLFASKYQRILPTEEELIAEIEREKRLIEGTK from the coding sequence ATGAGCACCTTAACCTCTTTTCACACGGACATAAAAAACATCCTCGAACAGGCACGCAGCCAGGCGCGTTCGGCGGTGAATGCCGCTATGGTGGAAGCCTATTGGCTGATTGGGCAACGGATTGTGCAAGAGGAACAGCTTGGGCAGCATAAAGCCCAATACGGCAAACGCCTGATTGAAACGCTATCGACGGCGTTAACAGCCGATTTCGGCAAAGGTTTTTCCTACGCCAATTTATATAACTGCCGTCAGTTCTACCTGACCTTCCCCGATCAGGCAATTCTCTCCACGCTGTGTAGAGAATTGAGTTGGAGCCACCTGCGTTTGATTATGCGCGTCGATTCGTCGCAGGCCATTGAGTATTACTGCCGCGAGGCCAGAGAACAGAACTGGACGGTGCGCCAACTGGAACGCAATATCAAAAGCCGGAGCTTTCAACGCCTGCTTTCAACCCAGGCCACGCCATCGCCGACACAGGGCGCAGCTGCCCAACTGGAATTTATCAGAGACCCTTATGTGCTGGAGTTTTTGCAACTGCCGGAAGCTGGACAGGTAAAAGAGAGCCGACTGGAGCAGGCGATTATTGATGAGTTGCAGAAGTTTTTGCTGGAGCTGGGCAAGGGATTCTCGTTCGTCGCACGACAGATGCGCATCAGCACTGAAACCAGCCATTTTTTTATTGATTTGGTTTTTTACAACTACCTGCTCAAGTGCTTTGTCATTATTGATCTGAAAACCGGCAAGCTCAGTCATCAGGATATCGGTCAAATGGATATGTATGTGCGCATGTTCGATGATCTGAAACGCGGCGAAGACGACAACCCCACCATTGGCATTATTCTTTGCGACAGCAAGGATGAAACCATTGTCAAATACTCGGTGATCAAGGAGAGCCAGCAACTTTTTGCCTCAAAGTATCAGCGCATACTTCCGACCGAAGAGGAATTGATTGCCGAGATCGAGCGGGAGAAGCGGTTGATCGAAGGGACGAAATGA
- a CDS encoding restriction endonuclease subunit S has protein sequence MSKKKEEKKGKRGEKNALVPRLRFPEFRDAGEWDGNTFGGAASFLNGRAYKQDELLDKGKYRVLRVGNFFSNNQWYYSDLELEENKYCDNGDLLYAWSASFGPRIWQGEKVIYHYHIWKVLEKSWVDRNFLFILLGYETERMKSQSANGLGLMHITKGAIESWKCFIPKIDEQKKIASCFSSLDELITVEAQKLATLKAHKKGLMQQLFPAEGETVPKLRFPEFRDTGEWGKLPLSKLVNSLDAGVSVVSGDRPAKNSESGILKTSAVTDGIFNPLENKVVLDKSELQRLKEPVCKNTIIISRMNTPALVGANAYVETSLENIFLPDRLWAAKPKSGTSIRFIAFLLGSEKGRAALSELATGTSGSMKNITKSDVLALEISVPLFPEQQKIAACLTSIDELITAQTQKIETLKAHKKGLMQQLFPSLDEVQG, from the coding sequence ATGAGTAAGAAGAAGGAGGAAAAGAAGGGGAAGCGAGGGGAAAAAAATGCACTCGTGCCTAGGTTGCGTTTTCCCGAGTTTCGGGATGCAGGGGAGTGGGATGGAAATACTTTTGGCGGCGCAGCATCTTTCTTAAATGGGAGAGCATACAAACAAGATGAGCTGCTTGATAAAGGAAAGTATAGAGTTCTTCGGGTAGGTAATTTTTTCTCTAATAACCAATGGTATTACTCCGATCTGGAATTGGAGGAAAATAAATACTGTGATAATGGTGATCTTCTTTATGCATGGTCTGCTTCTTTTGGCCCAAGAATTTGGCAAGGTGAAAAAGTAATTTATCACTATCACATCTGGAAGGTATTGGAGAAAAGTTGGGTTGATAGGAACTTTCTGTTTATTTTGCTCGGGTATGAAACTGAAAGAATGAAGTCGCAGTCGGCCAATGGCTTGGGGCTAATGCACATAACTAAAGGAGCTATAGAAAGTTGGAAATGTTTCATCCCTAAAATAGATGAACAAAAGAAAATTGCCAGTTGTTTTTCTTCTCTTGACGAACTGATCACCGTCGAAGCCCAAAAGCTCGCCACCCTCAAGGCCCATAAAAAAGGGTTGATGCAGCAGCTTTTCCCCGCTGAAGGTGAAACTGTGCCCAAGCTGCGCTTTCCTGAGTTTCGGGATACGGGGGAGTGGGGGAAATTGCCATTATCAAAGTTAGTAAATTCATTGGATGCAGGTGTATCCGTAGTCTCAGGAGATAGACCTGCCAAGAATAGTGAGTCCGGAATTCTAAAAACTAGCGCGGTAACAGACGGGATATTTAATCCACTGGAAAACAAAGTTGTTTTAGATAAAAGTGAATTGCAGCGATTAAAAGAACCAGTTTGCAAGAATACAATAATTATTAGCAGAATGAATACGCCAGCACTGGTCGGTGCTAACGCGTATGTTGAGACCAGCCTTGAGAATATATTTCTTCCTGACAGACTTTGGGCTGCAAAGCCAAAGTCCGGTACATCAATACGCTTTATAGCTTTTCTACTCGGCTCAGAAAAAGGACGGGCTGCTTTGTCTGAATTAGCTACCGGCACGTCTGGTTCAATGAAGAATATAACCAAGTCTGATGTGCTTGCATTGGAAATTTCAGTACCTTTATTCCCAGAACAACAAAAAATCGCCGCCTGCCTCACTTCCATCGACGAATTGATCACCGCCCAAACCCAGAAAATCGAAACACTCAAGGCCCATAAAAAAGGACTGATGCAACAGCTTTTTCCATCTCTTGATGAGGTGCAGGGATGA
- a CDS encoding type I restriction endonuclease subunit R: protein MTEQEIEQSLIEKLDDLKYTYRQDIRDRTGLEQNFRQHFEALNRVHLTDNEFPRLLEQLITPDVFVAARHLRELNTFERDDGTPLHYTLVNVTDWCKNSFEVVNQLRINTDNSHHRYDVLLLINGIPVVQIELKTLALNPRRAMQQVVDYKNDPGNGYGKTLLCFLQLFIVSNRNDTWYFANNNRRHFSFNADERFLPFYRFADQANKKITHLDSFAEKFLAKCTLGEMISRYMVLVANEQKLLMMRPYQIYAVKAVVDCIHQNSGNGYIWHTTGSGKTLTSFKASTLLKDNPDIDKCLFVVDRKDLDRQTREEFNKFQENCVEENTNTATLVRRLLSDDYADKVIVTTIQKLGLALDGSNKRNYKKQLEPLRQQRMVFIFDECHRSQFGENHKAIKEFFPKAQLFGFTGTPIFEQNSTFLQIEEQQSSGKSVKSYKTTEDIFQQQLHAYTITHAIEDENVLRFHVDYYKPEGRDIPKPGEALAKKAIVEAILSKHDAATAGRKFNAVLATASINDAIEYHALFKSLQAEKQAADNEFQPLNITCVFSPPAEGNTDVQQIQEDLPQEKADNEQEPDRKKAALKAIIADYNSAYNTNHDINNFDLYYQDVQKRIKDQQYPNKDLPHAEKIDIVIVVDMLLTGFDSKYLNTLYVDKNLKYHGLIQAFSRTNRVLNDTKPYGNILDFRQQQDAVDTAITLFSGQDGTKPAKEIWLVDKAPVVIEKLQTAVQKLDDFMQSQGLENKPEEVPNLKGDAARSQFVNLFKEVQRLKTQVDQYTDLSDEHKETVEQVLPKEQLQGFKGVYLETAQRLKEKQDKKDGEETIPEVEQLDFEFVLFASAMIDYDYIMALIARYSQQEPGKQKMSRAELVGLIQSDAKFMDDRDDIAEYIDTLEVGKGLDEKAIRDGFERFKADKDARRVAVIADKHGLEAAALQGFVDNIMRRMIFDGELLSDLMMPLDLGWKARTKAELALMDDLMPLLHRLAEGREISGLGVYE from the coding sequence ATGACTGAGCAAGAAATCGAACAATCTTTGATCGAAAAGCTGGACGATCTCAAATACACGTATCGCCAAGACATCCGTGATCGTACTGGACTGGAACAAAATTTTCGCCAGCATTTCGAGGCACTGAACCGTGTTCATTTGACCGATAACGAGTTTCCCCGTTTGCTGGAGCAGCTGATCACGCCCGATGTCTTTGTCGCTGCCCGGCATTTGCGTGAGCTCAATACCTTTGAACGTGACGACGGTACACCGCTGCACTATACCTTAGTGAATGTTACGGACTGGTGCAAAAACAGCTTTGAGGTCGTTAATCAGCTGCGCATTAACACCGACAACAGTCATCATCGTTATGATGTGCTCCTGCTCATCAACGGTATACCTGTAGTCCAGATTGAGCTGAAAACCCTGGCTCTGAATCCGCGCCGGGCAATGCAGCAGGTCGTTGATTATAAAAATGATCCCGGTAATGGGTACGGCAAAACCCTGCTTTGCTTTCTGCAACTGTTTATTGTCAGTAACCGCAACGATACCTGGTATTTCGCCAATAATAATCGTCGTCACTTCAGCTTTAACGCTGACGAACGTTTTTTGCCGTTCTATCGTTTTGCGGATCAGGCCAATAAGAAAATCACCCATTTGGACAGCTTTGCGGAGAAGTTCCTTGCCAAATGCACCTTGGGGGAGATGATCAGCCGTTACATGGTGTTGGTGGCCAACGAGCAGAAGCTGTTGATGATGCGCCCGTACCAGATCTATGCTGTCAAGGCTGTTGTGGATTGTATCCACCAGAACAGCGGCAACGGCTATATCTGGCACACCACGGGCAGCGGTAAAACCCTCACCTCCTTTAAGGCATCCACCCTGCTCAAGGACAACCCGGATATTGATAAATGCCTGTTCGTGGTGGATCGCAAAGACCTTGACCGGCAGACACGGGAAGAATTTAATAAATTCCAGGAGAATTGCGTTGAGGAAAATACCAACACCGCAACCCTGGTGCGGCGGCTGCTCTCTGACGACTATGCTGACAAGGTGATTGTCACCACCATCCAGAAGCTCGGCTTGGCTCTGGATGGCAGCAATAAGCGTAATTATAAGAAACAACTGGAACCGCTGCGCCAACAGCGCATGGTTTTTATTTTTGATGAATGCCATCGTTCGCAATTCGGTGAGAATCATAAGGCCATTAAGGAGTTCTTTCCCAAGGCCCAGCTGTTCGGTTTCACTGGTACGCCTATTTTTGAGCAAAATTCTACCTTTCTTCAGATTGAAGAACAGCAGTCCTCCGGCAAATCCGTAAAATCCTACAAAACCACGGAAGATATTTTTCAGCAGCAGCTCCACGCCTATACCATCACCCACGCCATTGAGGACGAGAACGTTCTGCGTTTTCATGTTGATTATTACAAACCTGAAGGCAGGGATATTCCCAAGCCGGGTGAGGCTCTAGCGAAAAAGGCCATTGTTGAGGCGATTTTGAGCAAGCATGATGCCGCCACTGCCGGGCGCAAGTTCAATGCTGTTCTGGCGACAGCTTCCATCAATGATGCCATTGAATACCACGCATTATTCAAAAGCCTCCAGGCGGAAAAGCAGGCCGCAGATAACGAGTTTCAGCCACTGAACATCACCTGCGTTTTCTCCCCGCCTGCTGAGGGCAATACGGATGTGCAGCAAATTCAGGAAGACCTGCCCCAGGAAAAGGCTGACAACGAACAGGAACCGGACAGGAAGAAGGCGGCCCTCAAGGCGATCATCGCTGATTACAACAGTGCATATAATACCAATCATGACATCAATAACTTTGATCTCTATTACCAGGATGTGCAAAAGCGCATTAAGGATCAGCAATATCCGAACAAGGACCTGCCTCACGCCGAGAAGATTGATATTGTGATCGTGGTGGATATGCTGCTCACCGGGTTTGATTCCAAATATCTCAATACCCTGTATGTGGATAAAAATCTCAAATACCACGGCCTGATTCAGGCATTTTCCCGCACCAACCGGGTGCTCAACGATACCAAGCCCTACGGCAATATCCTTGATTTTCGCCAGCAGCAGGATGCTGTGGATACAGCTATCACGCTTTTTTCCGGCCAGGACGGCACCAAACCGGCCAAGGAAATCTGGCTGGTGGACAAGGCACCGGTAGTGATCGAAAAGCTGCAAACCGCAGTGCAGAAGCTGGACGACTTTATGCAGTCCCAGGGCTTGGAGAACAAACCGGAAGAGGTGCCCAACCTCAAGGGGGATGCGGCACGCAGTCAGTTTGTCAACCTGTTCAAGGAAGTGCAACGTCTCAAGACCCAGGTTGATCAGTACACCGACTTGAGCGATGAACATAAAGAGACGGTTGAGCAGGTACTGCCCAAGGAGCAGTTGCAGGGTTTTAAAGGCGTGTATCTGGAAACGGCTCAACGCCTGAAAGAGAAGCAGGACAAAAAAGACGGTGAGGAAACCATCCCGGAAGTTGAGCAGCTTGACTTCGAGTTTGTGCTTTTTGCCTCTGCCATGATCGACTACGACTATATCATGGCCCTGATCGCCCGCTACTCGCAGCAGGAACCGGGGAAGCAGAAGATGAGCCGGGCCGAATTGGTCGGTTTGATCCAGTCTGATGCCAAGTTCATGGATGATCGCGATGATATTGCGGAGTATATTGATACGCTGGAGGTTGGCAAGGGGCTGGATGAAAAGGCGATCCGCGATGGTTTTGAACGATTCAAGGCGGATAAAGATGCCCGGAGAGTGGCTGTTATCGCTGACAAACACGGGCTGGAGGCAGCTGCTCTGCAAGGCTTTGTGGATAACATCATGCGCCGTATGATCTTTGACGGTGAACTGTTGAGCGATTTGATGATGCCTTTGGACCTGGGGTGGAAGGCTCGGACTAAGGCGGAACTGGCCTTGATGGATGACTTGATGCCGTTGCTGCACAGGCTTGCTGAGGGGCGGGAGATTTCCGGGTTGGGGGTGTATGAGTAA
- a CDS encoding CreA family protein, whose protein sequence is MKQTGGKKKRGVGGFGGRDNGGATCYLSRAKTGGIKGTVGLAEDKSDASLACRQTGPITLPEDVANGKDDGEQVFRKSTSILFKKLQVVRFYDPKRNTLIYLTYSDKLIDGSPKNSISTIVIRPWRK, encoded by the coding sequence ATAAAACAAACCGGGGGAAAAAAAAAAAGGGGGGTTGGGGGTTTTGGTGGCCGGGATAACGGGGGGGCAACCTGCTACCTCAGTCGGGCCAAGACCGGTGGCATCAAGGGCACTGTGGGCCTGGCCGAAGACAAATCCGATGCCTCCCTTGCCTGTCGCCAGACCGGGCCGATCACCCTGCCCGAGGATGTGGCCAATGGCAAGGATGATGGAGAGCAGGTTTTTCGTAAATCCACCTCCATCCTGTTTAAGAAATTGCAGGTAGTGCGTTTTTATGATCCCAAACGTAATACGTTAATCTATCTGACCTATTCGGATAAGCTTATTGACGGTTCACCCAAGAACTCGATTTCCACCATCGTGATCAGGCCTTGGCGAAAATAA